A portion of the Eubacterium maltosivorans genome contains these proteins:
- a CDS encoding MBL fold metallo-hydrolase — MRRWTTSGGIVIERLNTLRCNCYVIQYSDAVYLVDTSVVTERQSIERQLKRLGISGLDGIILTHVHTDHVGNAAYFQKKFNCLVYVHAHERTALRDGCCPLPQGTLPFTRKIVSVAGALGVWTCFEPCRNVMAVENGQCIGPGICVLHTPGHTKGSMSLILNEDIALVGDAIIHRSKRIYPPFANDEVQVKNSLQKLLETNCQQFLPGHGAAAGREDILSALL, encoded by the coding sequence ATGAGAAGATGGACAACCTCGGGCGGCATTGTCATTGAGCGTTTAAATACGTTAAGGTGTAATTGTTATGTGATTCAGTACAGTGACGCTGTCTATCTGGTGGATACCAGCGTAGTGACGGAGCGTCAGAGCATCGAACGACAGCTTAAAAGACTGGGAATCAGCGGTCTGGACGGCATTATTTTAACCCATGTCCATACCGATCATGTGGGAAATGCCGCCTATTTTCAGAAGAAATTTAATTGTCTGGTTTATGTGCATGCCCATGAGCGGACAGCGCTGAGGGACGGCTGCTGTCCGCTTCCTCAGGGAACCCTTCCCTTTACCAGAAAAATTGTGAGCGTAGCGGGAGCCCTTGGCGTTTGGACTTGTTTTGAACCTTGCAGAAATGTTATGGCGGTTGAAAACGGACAGTGCATTGGGCCGGGAATATGTGTGCTGCACACGCCTGGTCATACAAAGGGCTCCATGAGCCTGATTCTTAATGAGGATATTGCATTGGTTGGCGACGCTATTATCCATAGAAGCAAGCGGATCTATCCACCCTTTGCCAACGATGAGGTACAGGTAAAAAATTCTCTGCAAAAGCTGCTCGAAACCAATTGCCAGCAGTTTTTGCCAGGACATGGCGCAGCGGCAGGCAGAGAGGATATCCTGAGCGCACTGCTCTAA
- a CDS encoding (Fe-S)-binding protein — MEPIYPTDIYEYLPHSNCKRCGEDNCMAFADKLSKNQANLSSCAPLRLPEQEKNRKAVEALLND; from the coding sequence ATGGAACCTATCTACCCTACGGATATTTATGAATACCTGCCCCACAGCAACTGTAAACGCTGCGGGGAGGATAACTGCATGGCCTTTGCCGACAAGCTGTCTAAAAATCAAGCCAATCTCAGCAGCTGTGCACCACTTCGGCTTCCTGAACAGGAAAAAAACCGGAAAGCGGTGGAAGCACTTCTGAATGACTGA
- a CDS encoding MoaD/ThiS family protein, with protein MITIKYFGALRASTGTAQESFEAENIKEVLVKIKAAHGKEAAAKARRCLILLNSDNVNLHNGMRTSLKPGDIVSFVPVCAGG; from the coding sequence ATGATCACGATAAAATATTTTGGAGCGCTGAGGGCATCGACTGGCACAGCCCAGGAAAGCTTTGAGGCGGAAAATATCAAAGAAGTGCTGGTAAAAATAAAAGCCGCCCATGGGAAAGAGGCGGCGGCAAAAGCTAGACGATGTCTGATCCTGCTGAACAGTGATAATGTCAATCTGCATAACGGTATGCGGACCAGCCTGAAACCCGGCGATATTGTCAGCTTTGTCCCAGTCTGCGCGGGAGGATGA
- a CDS encoding aldehyde ferredoxin oxidoreductase family protein, whose protein sequence is MKPLNYLHINLTTGKIRPLPIKEGVVAAYLGGKTLAAKLLYDLLPTGVEPLSKENILIINTGIMTDTGAPSSSRFNMTFKNVMTGGIASSNCGGSFGMMMRRAGVDGIILAGGAEKPVYLEILDGEAVIHDATDLWGLDAEAAQEHFPKVYGKVVIGPAGENQVRYACAVSGERVAGRCGCGAVMGVKNLKGIVAYGTKRPEFYNKPAFDAYVKKWVKFIQNHPMTGDSLPHYGTAGLVNNANASHALPTHNFKRGQFEAAEEICGETLADRYLTRNGGCVSCPIRCERRVMVGGREVKGPEFETVGLFGSNIENSNLELINEINYKADILGIDTISLAGTLAFAMELQEKEMADFGLRFGETGNLLEIIEKIAYRQGVGDELAEGSARLAKKYGGADFAINAKGMELASYEPRRSVGMGLGYATSNRGGCHLNGGYLALMESVGVMSVGAQGTKGKPELTAFMQNGMEAGSAAGFCLFTMQTMIPSILYHMGPVSPVTHTAGKAMIMARGVLGKMWPLMPGLLPVKTMYLMPHCKAIELATGMRMTTGEFLQAGERGFTIERLFNLREGLTAEDDSLPGRLTDELQEPDDPSTRVDLETMLPVYYKVRGWDEQGVPKAATLKRLGLGNL, encoded by the coding sequence ATGAAGCCCTTGAATTATTTGCATATTAACCTGACAACAGGTAAAATACGCCCGCTGCCCATCAAAGAAGGCGTTGTGGCAGCATATCTCGGCGGTAAAACGCTTGCGGCCAAGCTGCTTTATGATCTGTTGCCAACGGGTGTGGAGCCCTTGTCAAAAGAAAACATCCTGATTATCAATACAGGAATTATGACGGACACAGGCGCGCCCTCCTCCAGTCGTTTTAACATGACCTTTAAAAACGTGATGACTGGGGGGATCGCCTCATCTAACTGCGGCGGGAGCTTTGGCATGATGATGCGGCGTGCCGGAGTGGACGGTATTATTCTGGCAGGCGGAGCGGAGAAGCCCGTATATCTGGAGATTCTGGACGGCGAGGCGGTGATCCACGACGCAACAGACCTGTGGGGGCTGGATGCTGAGGCGGCTCAGGAGCATTTTCCCAAGGTTTATGGGAAAGTGGTCATCGGGCCAGCAGGGGAAAACCAGGTGCGCTATGCCTGCGCTGTTTCAGGAGAGAGGGTAGCCGGCAGATGCGGCTGCGGAGCGGTAATGGGTGTCAAAAACCTGAAAGGCATTGTGGCCTATGGCACCAAACGGCCAGAGTTTTATAACAAACCAGCCTTTGACGCCTATGTGAAAAAGTGGGTGAAATTTATTCAGAATCATCCCATGACGGGCGACAGCCTGCCTCACTACGGCACTGCCGGTCTGGTAAATAACGCCAACGCCTCGCACGCCCTTCCAACCCATAATTTTAAAAGGGGACAGTTTGAGGCCGCGGAGGAAATCTGCGGAGAAACCCTTGCGGATAGATACCTGACCCGAAACGGGGGCTGCGTAAGCTGTCCCATACGCTGTGAACGGCGTGTAATGGTAGGCGGGCGTGAGGTAAAAGGGCCGGAGTTTGAGACTGTTGGGCTTTTTGGATCAAATATTGAAAACAGCAATCTGGAATTGATCAATGAGATTAATTATAAAGCGGATATCCTGGGGATAGACACCATTTCTCTGGCGGGTACCTTAGCTTTTGCCATGGAGCTCCAAGAAAAGGAAATGGCAGATTTTGGTTTGCGCTTTGGAGAAACTGGCAATTTGCTGGAGATCATCGAAAAAATTGCGTACCGTCAGGGTGTTGGCGACGAGCTGGCTGAGGGCAGCGCCCGGCTGGCAAAAAAATACGGCGGGGCGGACTTTGCCATCAACGCCAAAGGTATGGAGCTGGCTTCCTACGAGCCACGACGCTCAGTCGGTATGGGTCTGGGATATGCGACCTCCAACCGTGGCGGCTGTCACCTGAACGGCGGCTACCTGGCGCTCATGGAATCAGTGGGGGTCATGAGCGTCGGCGCACAGGGAACAAAGGGAAAGCCGGAGCTTACGGCTTTTATGCAGAACGGCATGGAGGCCGGTTCGGCAGCAGGCTTCTGCCTGTTCACCATGCAGACCATGATCCCGTCAATTTTATATCATATGGGACCAGTCAGCCCTGTAACCCATACGGCGGGTAAGGCAATGATCATGGCCCGGGGAGTTCTTGGAAAGATGTGGCCTTTGATGCCGGGTCTGCTGCCTGTTAAAACCATGTATCTGATGCCGCACTGCAAGGCCATTGAGTTGGCTACGGGTATGCGTATGACGACCGGCGAGTTTCTTCAGGCCGGCGAGCGTGGCTTTACCATCGAGCGGCTTTTTAATCTGCGGGAAGGTCTGACCGCTGAGGATGACAGTCTGCCGGGACGTCTGACGGATGAACTGCAGGAACCGGATGATCCCAGCACCAGAGTGGATCTCGAAACAATGCTGCCGGTATACTATAAAGTAAGAGGATGGGATGAACAGGGAGTGCCAAAAGCCGCGACTCTCAAGCGTCTGGGGCTTGGAAACTTATGA
- a CDS encoding 4Fe-4S binding protein has translation MAYTITEKCIGCTICARNCPVLAITGEKKKQHMVNDRRCIDCGVCGRSCPQGAVLDNSGETANKISKNQWKKPMIESAVCSACSMCVDGCRFGCLAISMPAFKGDIRVYAELVKPKACVGCGLCESLCPLSAIRMEVIQ, from the coding sequence ATGGCCTATACCATTACAGAAAAATGTATCGGATGCACGATCTGTGCGAGAAACTGTCCGGTGCTGGCCATTACCGGTGAAAAGAAAAAGCAGCATATGGTAAATGACAGACGCTGTATCGACTGCGGCGTCTGCGGAAGATCCTGTCCACAGGGCGCCGTTTTGGACAACAGTGGAGAGACAGCGAATAAAATATCAAAAAATCAATGGAAAAAACCCATGATAGAGTCAGCTGTGTGCAGCGCCTGCTCAATGTGCGTGGACGGCTGCCGGTTTGGATGCCTGGCCATTTCGATGCCGGCCTTTAAAGGAGATATCCGGGTTTACGCCGAGCTGGTCAAGCCAAAGGCCTGTGTGGGGTGCGGCCTGTGTGAGAGCCTGTGCCCGCTCTCGGCGATCCGCATGGAGGTGATTCAATGA
- the eutL gene encoding ethanolamine utilization microcompartment protein EutL: MTGDLLKAHVLSSKLMTDIEDIMIEEFGLPEGHIDIGLFTTDNEDIGYVAADEATKKANVRVCYAKSTYGGLGCAYGGEMIGIISGPSISDVESGLRTITHFTEHNACLFSAREDDGVQFYAQVISKIGTYLAEVCDLPVGSSVAYLVGPPLESMMGVDEALTAADVEVVKFFGPPTVSNRGGAIVTGTQSACKTACMAFAKMVMDCVEEPVDY, encoded by the coding sequence ATGACCGGGGATTTATTGAAAGCGCATGTTCTGTCCAGCAAATTGATGACAGACATTGAAGATATCATGATTGAAGAATTCGGCCTGCCTGAAGGCCATATCGACATCGGCCTCTTTACCACCGATAATGAGGATATTGGCTACGTGGCAGCCGATGAAGCGACCAAAAAGGCCAATGTGCGGGTCTGCTATGCCAAATCGACCTACGGGGGACTTGGCTGTGCCTACGGCGGAGAAATGATCGGTATTATCTCAGGGCCATCCATCAGCGATGTTGAAAGCGGCCTGCGGACCATTACGCATTTCACCGAGCACAATGCCTGTCTGTTTAGTGCGCGTGAAGATGACGGCGTACAATTTTATGCACAGGTTATCTCAAAAATTGGCACTTACCTCGCAGAAGTTTGTGATCTGCCTGTTGGTTCATCTGTCGCCTATCTTGTCGGCCCTCCGCTGGAATCTATGATGGGCGTCGATGAAGCTCTGACAGCCGCCGACGTAGAGGTCGTAAAATTCTTTGGACCGCCGACCGTCTCCAACCGCGGCGGCGCCATCGTGACTGGGACTCAGTCCGCCTGTAAAACCGCCTGCATGGCCTTCGCCAAAATGGTTATGGACTGCGTCGAAGAACCTGTTGATTATTGA
- a CDS encoding LysR family transcriptional regulator, which translates to MTIRHLKVFLAVAETGKMSAAADQLFIAQPSVSQAIADIEKYYNVRLFERISRKLYITPAGEQLLDYARHIVALFDEMELEMKYSAEHTTLKIGGTVTVGTTILSELVSRFEAENPPVTLTVLVDNTPVIESMILKSDLDLGIVEGEVSSEDLIQIPAVEDEMVLICGPGHPFSGRKTVSLDELQGQYFVIREKGSRARSFFEKILDKEGVEIVEKWTCTNTEAIKNAVMGGQGLAVLSKRLVEREFEQGRLCILSIQGIRLLRNFTLIYHKNKFLSPPFKAFVQACEEYKD; encoded by the coding sequence ATGACCATCAGGCATCTGAAAGTATTTCTGGCAGTTGCAGAGACCGGCAAGATGAGTGCTGCGGCCGACCAGCTGTTTATTGCTCAGCCATCTGTCAGCCAGGCCATCGCGGATATTGAAAAATATTATAATGTGCGTCTTTTTGAGCGGATTTCCCGCAAGCTTTATATCACACCAGCAGGCGAACAGCTCTTAGACTACGCCAGGCATATTGTGGCGCTGTTTGATGAAATGGAACTGGAAATGAAGTATTCCGCTGAGCATACCACCCTTAAAATCGGCGGTACGGTGACCGTTGGAACTACTATACTCAGCGAGTTAGTCAGCCGGTTTGAGGCTGAAAACCCACCGGTTACCCTGACGGTTCTGGTGGATAACACACCGGTCATCGAGTCCATGATTTTAAAGAGCGATCTGGATCTTGGCATTGTCGAGGGAGAGGTGAGCAGTGAGGACCTTATCCAGATACCGGCAGTGGAGGATGAGATGGTGCTGATTTGCGGGCCAGGCCATCCTTTTTCCGGTCGAAAAACAGTCAGTCTTGACGAGCTCCAGGGACAGTACTTCGTGATTCGTGAAAAGGGCAGCAGAGCCCGCAGCTTTTTTGAAAAGATCCTGGACAAAGAAGGTGTGGAAATTGTGGAAAAATGGACCTGTACGAATACGGAAGCCATTAAAAATGCAGTGATGGGCGGGCAGGGATTGGCTGTGCTTTCAAAGCGACTGGTAGAGCGGGAGTTTGAACAGGGCCGGCTCTGCATACTCTCGATTCAGGGAATTCGTTTACTGCGGAACTTCACGCTGATTTACCATAAAAACAAATTCCTATCACCGCCTTTTAAGGCATTTGTTCAAGCCTGCGAGGAATATAAAGATTAG
- a CDS encoding 4Fe-4S binding protein, with protein MNIAPEEIKRVKGQGFLFNNDHEHFAARVITENGVLNAAQISCLSEAAEKFGNGNIAFTTRLTVEVQGLTWDDIVPFQEFIAKEGLVTGGTGPKVRPVVACKGTVCTYGLIDTQGLAREIHERFYKGYRDVTLPHKFKIAVGGCPNNCVKPDLNDLGIVGQKIPYYNDELCQGCGKCSVEDRCPMDAATVTDGKLVIDKEKCNNCGLCVDNCRFDAIPDGEVRYKVYVGGRWGKSIRRGTELKTLFTRDEILDVVEKAILLYKKEGQNSERFGSTVERLGAEAVERALTTNDLLDEKDSILGIATVSGATC; from the coding sequence ATGAACATTGCACCTGAAGAAATTAAACGCGTCAAGGGACAGGGGTTCCTGTTCAACAATGACCACGAACATTTTGCCGCCCGTGTCATTACAGAAAACGGTGTCTTAAACGCCGCTCAGATTTCCTGTCTGAGCGAAGCGGCTGAGAAATTTGGAAATGGCAACATTGCCTTTACCACCCGCCTCACCGTGGAAGTACAGGGCCTAACCTGGGATGATATTGTACCTTTTCAGGAATTTATCGCTAAGGAAGGTCTGGTAACTGGCGGCACTGGCCCAAAAGTCCGCCCAGTCGTGGCCTGTAAAGGAACGGTATGCACCTATGGCCTGATCGATACACAGGGCCTTGCCCGCGAAATACATGAACGCTTCTACAAAGGCTATCGTGACGTTACACTGCCCCATAAATTTAAAATCGCTGTTGGCGGCTGCCCAAACAACTGTGTAAAGCCCGACCTCAATGACTTAGGTATTGTTGGCCAGAAGATCCCTTACTACAACGACGAGCTGTGCCAGGGTTGCGGCAAATGTTCTGTTGAGGACCGCTGCCCAATGGACGCTGCCACTGTAACAGACGGCAAACTCGTCATCGATAAAGAAAAATGCAACAACTGCGGTTTATGTGTTGACAACTGCCGCTTTGACGCAATTCCTGACGGTGAAGTCCGATATAAAGTTTATGTTGGCGGCCGCTGGGGAAAATCCATCCGACGCGGCACTGAGCTCAAAACATTGTTCACCCGCGACGAAATCCTGGACGTTGTGGAAAAGGCCATTCTCTTATATAAAAAAGAAGGTCAAAACAGTGAACGTTTTGGCTCTACCGTTGAACGCTTAGGCGCGGAAGCCGTAGAACGCGCTCTGACCACCAATGATCTGTTAGATGAAAAGGACAGTATTCTGGGCATTGCCACCGTATCCGGCGCTACCTGCTAA
- a CDS encoding MGMT family protein: MSESLNKKFYDVVAKIPEGRVASYGQIALLAGRPRAARAVGAALRRVPAHLDLPCHRVVFSDGSLCKGLIFGGPGVQEQLLKKEGVTFLPNGKVNMRCCLWKRSEDFPR; encoded by the coding sequence ATGTCTGAATCACTCAATAAAAAATTTTATGACGTCGTTGCAAAGATCCCCGAGGGGCGGGTAGCCTCCTACGGGCAGATAGCTTTGCTGGCTGGCCGTCCGCGGGCCGCAAGGGCCGTAGGCGCTGCCCTGCGCCGTGTTCCTGCTCATCTGGATCTTCCCTGCCATCGGGTTGTTTTCAGTGACGGTTCCCTCTGCAAAGGTCTTATCTTCGGCGGCCCTGGTGTTCAGGAGCAGCTCTTGAAAAAAGAAGGCGTCACATTTCTGCCAAACGGCAAGGTCAATATGCGCTGTTGTCTCTGGAAGCGTTCTGAAGACTTTCCCCGTTAA
- a CDS encoding glycerophosphoryl diester phosphodiesterase membrane domain-containing protein has translation MKSKNIQNTLIAFIQAFPALLAFEVVYKMLCAVLLKPLLSFIMQIFLNLSGYSLAFNERFLNFFTNIPGVITLVIMLALGALMVYYEFSVIILLLYHRLHKNPISLGTAMKMALTTYKSLKNLGAVGFTAYALGLLPLIHIGLRPSLLPQTRIPNFITGELSKTLMGNIGVYLFYAVIFVLFVVLLFVLPAMVLDRVSFLRAARKSFGILKRGRLPVSLVLGVYVILWIVLFNFPGFVPTYFPGISGNGPLTVFLSLFSGNTFAPLMGFLLVGLLRVTLMLLLLTILTAGYSGLDGQINIDDGALPLIDEKLDHMRERAMSFFHISRHTAKNAWTHIKAHPFFIRHQKPIALGLVILAAVGMFSLFYNPPALHSPIVIGHRGSSEGVENTLGSIQGGIDQGADYAEIDILLSKDNVPMVIHDSNLQRLSGQNVNVYDLTAEELGELTLSQNDAKGKISTLEEVIRTTKGQIKLLIELKTHGHETADVAAETAKVVEAQNDEKNCMFMSLDYSLVEQLKTLHPEYTVGYCVYGNLGKADTRRLVNMDIDFLTVEENMVTKSLISKARKAWLPVYVWTVDDPKSMQQYLDLGVLGLITDKPATGREVIDQSH, from the coding sequence ATGAAATCAAAAAACATTCAAAATACTCTCATTGCTTTTATTCAGGCGTTTCCGGCACTATTGGCTTTTGAGGTTGTCTATAAGATGCTCTGTGCAGTCCTGCTGAAACCGCTGCTGTCGTTTATCATGCAGATTTTCTTGAACCTCAGCGGTTACAGTCTGGCATTTAACGAGAGATTTCTTAATTTTTTCACCAATATTCCCGGTGTTATTACCCTCGTCATCATGCTGGCGCTAGGTGCGCTTATGGTTTATTATGAGTTTTCTGTCATCATCTTGCTGCTCTACCACAGACTCCATAAAAATCCAATCAGCCTTGGCACAGCCATGAAAATGGCTCTCACGACCTATAAGAGCCTTAAAAATTTGGGCGCAGTTGGTTTTACAGCCTATGCACTGGGGCTCCTGCCGCTGATACACATCGGTTTACGCCCGTCACTGCTGCCACAGACCCGGATTCCTAATTTTATTACCGGGGAGCTGTCAAAAACTCTGATGGGAAATATCGGGGTTTATCTGTTTTACGCAGTTATCTTTGTGCTTTTCGTGGTCCTGCTTTTTGTATTGCCTGCTATGGTTCTGGATCGCGTTTCGTTTTTAAGGGCCGCTCGAAAAAGTTTCGGCATTTTAAAAAGGGGGCGTCTTCCTGTATCGTTGGTGCTTGGCGTTTACGTGATTTTGTGGATTGTTCTGTTTAACTTTCCAGGGTTTGTACCCACTTATTTTCCTGGCATCTCTGGCAATGGCCCTCTCACTGTTTTCCTGAGTCTCTTTTCAGGAAACACCTTCGCGCCGCTTATGGGATTTTTGCTGGTAGGCCTGCTGCGCGTCACACTTATGCTTTTGCTGCTGACCATCTTGACTGCGGGGTACAGCGGGCTCGACGGCCAGATAAATATTGACGATGGAGCTCTTCCCCTTATCGATGAGAAGCTTGACCATATGAGGGAAAGGGCTATGAGCTTCTTTCATATTTCACGCCATACAGCAAAAAACGCCTGGACACATATTAAGGCCCATCCCTTTTTCATCAGGCATCAGAAGCCAATCGCTCTGGGGCTTGTCATTCTGGCCGCTGTAGGTATGTTCAGCCTTTTCTACAATCCGCCGGCTCTGCACAGCCCCATCGTCATCGGGCACCGCGGAAGCTCAGAAGGCGTAGAAAACACACTTGGCTCTATCCAGGGTGGTATCGACCAGGGCGCTGACTATGCGGAGATCGACATTCTTTTGTCCAAGGACAACGTGCCCATGGTCATACACGACAGTAATCTCCAGCGTCTTTCCGGTCAAAATGTCAATGTCTATGACCTGACTGCTGAAGAGCTCGGTGAACTGACCTTATCCCAAAATGATGCTAAGGGAAAAATCTCAACGCTTGAGGAGGTGATCAGGACCACAAAAGGGCAGATCAAACTGCTCATTGAGTTAAAGACCCACGGACATGAAACCGCCGACGTAGCCGCTGAAACCGCCAAGGTCGTCGAAGCGCAAAATGATGAAAAAAATTGTATGTTCATGTCCCTGGACTACAGCCTGGTAGAACAGCTGAAAACACTGCATCCCGAATACACTGTCGGCTACTGCGTCTACGGCAATCTCGGCAAAGCCGACACAAGGCGTCTGGTCAATATGGACATCGACTTCCTCACAGTTGAAGAGAATATGGTCACAAAAAGCCTGATCAGTAAAGCCAGAAAAGCCTGGCTTCCAGTTTATGTCTGGACAGTGGATGATCCTAAATCTATGCAGCAGTATCTTGATCTCGGGGTGCTTGGCCTGATTACAGATAAACCGGCCACAGGCCGTGAGGTTATTGACCAGTCCCATTAA
- a CDS encoding SDR family NAD(P)-dependent oxidoreductase, with amino-acid sequence MFDLTDKVAVVTGASSGLGADSARAYAQNGANVVLLARRKEKLEQVAAEISGMERKVLAISCDVTDEECVKKAVEEIIEKFGRIDILLNNAGVAVRGGVDTLTVEDWDHAMDVNVKGMFIMSKYIVPHMKEQNYGKIVNISSVNALIGDKADMFIRHSYNASKSAVLGLTIGMAASYGQFNITVNAVCPGLFESEMTKDTLFKSEAFLQGYSAQCPMSRPGKRGEVSGPVLFFSSDASSYVTGQHIVVDGGTSIV; translated from the coding sequence ATGTTTGATTTAACAGATAAAGTAGCCGTCGTCACCGGCGCCTCCAGCGGGCTGGGTGCAGATTCCGCAAGAGCATACGCACAGAACGGAGCAAATGTTGTACTGCTGGCCAGAAGAAAAGAAAAGCTGGAACAAGTGGCCGCCGAAATTTCCGGAATGGAGCGAAAGGTTCTGGCTATTTCCTGTGATGTGACCGATGAAGAATGTGTTAAAAAAGCCGTTGAAGAGATCATCGAAAAATTTGGAAGAATTGATATTCTGCTCAACAACGCCGGCGTCGCTGTCCGGGGCGGTGTAGATACCCTGACCGTAGAAGACTGGGATCATGCCATGGATGTCAATGTCAAGGGGATGTTTATTATGAGCAAATATATCGTCCCGCATATGAAAGAACAAAATTATGGAAAAATCGTCAATATCAGCTCTGTCAATGCGTTGATCGGAGACAAAGCCGATATGTTTATCCGCCACTCCTACAACGCTTCTAAAAGCGCTGTTCTTGGTCTGACAATCGGGATGGCTGCCTCCTACGGGCAGTTTAATATTACTGTCAACGCAGTATGTCCGGGACTTTTTGAATCGGAAATGACAAAGGATACCCTCTTTAAGTCTGAAGCTTTCCTTCAGGGCTACAGCGCCCAATGCCCCATGAGCCGCCCTGGAAAACGCGGCGAGGTCAGCGGGCCTGTGCTTTTCTTTTCAAGTGACGCTTCCAGCTATGTCACTGGCCAGCACATTGTCGTAGACGGCGGTACTTCAATCGTCTGA
- a CDS encoding aldo/keto reductase codes for MEYRRIKGVETPVSVIGFGGVYLEGMAGKKIVEMVHHAMDLGINLLDLYMPQPEIRDAIGEAIRTHPGKMLIQGHLCTVSGDGQYVRSRKLEEVKRSFEDMLDRLKQDYVDFGMIHFLDSEKDCEDVEKSGILDYALDLKKQGVIRKLGFSSHNAVTAMKQVETGLYETLMFSLNPAYDLDHGQREVEDIMEFKGVAVDEKALGIAPARSALYQRCEALGIGITVMKALAAGRLLSAESSPFGKAMTPAQCYHYALDRPGVVSVLPGLSSLREIDAAAAYCQSSEAERDYSAIADAPSFQMQGQCMYCNHCQPCPSGIDVAAVTKYLDIARQHEGRIPGATAEHYKGLEAHASDCIECGSCLKRCPFGVDVVANMQEARSIFGL; via the coding sequence ATGGAATATCGCAGAATAAAGGGTGTCGAGACACCAGTCAGTGTGATTGGCTTTGGAGGCGTCTATCTGGAGGGGATGGCCGGGAAGAAAATCGTTGAGATGGTTCACCACGCAATGGATCTTGGCATTAACCTGTTGGATCTTTACATGCCTCAGCCGGAAATAAGAGACGCCATCGGTGAAGCGATAAGGACACATCCGGGAAAAATGCTGATTCAGGGGCATTTATGCACTGTAAGCGGCGACGGGCAGTACGTCCGCAGCAGGAAACTGGAAGAGGTGAAGCGTTCCTTTGAGGATATGCTGGACCGGCTGAAGCAGGATTATGTGGATTTTGGAATGATTCATTTTCTGGATTCGGAAAAGGATTGCGAGGACGTAGAAAAAAGCGGTATTTTGGATTATGCCCTGGATTTGAAAAAACAGGGCGTTATCCGAAAGCTTGGGTTTAGCTCACACAATGCGGTTACTGCCATGAAACAGGTGGAAACAGGATTGTACGAGACGCTCATGTTCAGCCTCAATCCAGCCTATGATCTGGATCACGGACAGAGAGAGGTCGAGGACATTATGGAATTTAAGGGCGTGGCCGTGGATGAAAAGGCGCTGGGTATCGCTCCGGCAAGAAGCGCCCTGTATCAGCGCTGTGAGGCCCTTGGAATTGGGATTACGGTCATGAAAGCGCTGGCAGCTGGCCGGCTGCTGTCGGCGGAGAGCTCGCCCTTTGGCAAAGCCATGACACCGGCGCAGTGCTATCACTATGCACTGGACCGCCCCGGCGTTGTATCGGTACTTCCCGGCCTTTCTTCCCTGCGCGAAATCGACGCGGCGGCAGCCTATTGCCAGAGCTCTGAGGCAGAAAGGGATTACAGCGCCATCGCCGACGCGCCGAGTTTTCAGATGCAGGGGCAGTGCATGTACTGTAACCACTGCCAGCCCTGTCCGTCAGGGATTGATGTGGCGGCAGTGACAAAGTACCTGGATATCGCCAGGCAGCATGAGGGCAGAATACCGGGCGCCACAGCTGAGCATTATAAAGGGCTGGAGGCGCACGCGTCAGACTGTATCGAATGCGGAAGCTGTTTAAAACGCTGTCCCTTCGGTGTGGATGTCGTCGCCAATATGCAGGAGGCCCGCAGTATTTTCGGATTGTAA